One region of Pirellulales bacterium genomic DNA includes:
- a CDS encoding TetR/AcrR family transcriptional regulator: MAAKGYDATSVRDIVEACHVTKPTLYYYFKSKKGLAQALVTVPMTALVDALHTILADDRAGRDKLVGMVETQFVFCRENPDRARFVYALFFGPAGTEMSQELAGFGQQIAEAIEHAVLQSVAEGALDGARVERCVAAVRGAVAISTMDHLYRDRPLGPELAGQIVDDLFRGFAASVELVPDRSAGVSP; encoded by the coding sequence ATGGCCGCCAAGGGGTATGACGCCACTTCGGTGCGCGACATCGTCGAGGCCTGTCACGTCACCAAGCCGACCCTGTACTACTACTTCAAGAGCAAGAAGGGTCTCGCGCAAGCGCTCGTCACCGTGCCCATGACGGCATTGGTCGACGCCCTGCATACGATTCTCGCGGACGATCGAGCGGGACGCGACAAGCTCGTCGGAATGGTTGAGACCCAGTTTGTCTTTTGCCGCGAGAACCCGGATCGGGCTCGCTTTGTCTATGCGTTGTTCTTCGGTCCAGCGGGGACCGAGATGTCACAAGAGCTGGCCGGGTTCGGGCAGCAGATTGCCGAGGCCATCGAGCACGCCGTCTTGCAGTCGGTCGCCGAAGGGGCGCTCGACGGTGCCCGTGTCGAGCGTTGCGTCGCCGCGGTACGCGGAGCGGTGGCGATTTCCACGATGGACCACCTCTACCGTGATCGGCCCTTGGGTCCCGAGCTCGCCGGCCAGATCGTCGACGACCTGTTTCGAGGATTCGCGGCAAGCGTCGAGCTTGTGCCCGATCGCTCCGCGGGAGTGTCCCCATAA
- a CDS encoding efflux RND transporter periplasmic adaptor subunit: MSHRFASLFAVALAGSLLPATGCHQAASLEETAEKPPVNITVAKAEARMLDTSIGVVGTLKGWEEVEISAKRSGHVLKTPHDVGDRVKPAEVLVQLDPVDTDLMLQQAERRLQAELARLGVDETPREDFDVRTVPQVIQAQVAYDRAVDRLNRQKKLKQQNVSTDEVFLDAEFGMREAQAALETATLAARTTLAMAQAANVEVQVASQARRDMDIAAPEPSLVPEGISGPLVYAITKRNATEGQMIQPGDPVAHLVIEDPLRAWANVPERYAPYVTAGQVVKFTVASHPDRVFEGAIRWVNPAVDERSRTFVVEVLIHNTDRALRPGSFAKLDIVVQRTERTVVPAESVVRFAGVTKLFVVRDQKAVEVPVSTGPLHEGWLEVAGEVHADDVVVTSGQSQLADGAAVVVRASSSPEQPAAAQTATAPHPQSKVADDAAAESAPSPDA, encoded by the coding sequence ATGAGCCATCGATTTGCTTCCCTGTTCGCTGTCGCACTCGCGGGATCGCTGCTGCCGGCTACGGGCTGCCACCAGGCGGCTTCGCTTGAGGAAACCGCCGAGAAGCCGCCCGTCAACATCACGGTTGCCAAGGCCGAGGCCCGGATGCTCGACACGTCGATCGGCGTCGTCGGCACGCTCAAGGGCTGGGAAGAGGTCGAGATCAGCGCCAAGCGCTCGGGGCACGTGCTGAAGACGCCGCACGACGTCGGCGACCGGGTCAAGCCCGCCGAGGTACTGGTGCAGCTCGACCCGGTCGACACGGACCTCATGTTGCAGCAGGCCGAGCGTCGCTTGCAGGCCGAGTTGGCCCGGCTGGGCGTCGACGAAACGCCGCGCGAAGACTTCGACGTGCGGACGGTGCCCCAGGTGATCCAGGCCCAGGTGGCGTACGATCGGGCAGTCGACCGCCTGAATCGGCAAAAGAAACTGAAACAGCAAAACGTCAGCACAGACGAAGTCTTTCTCGACGCGGAATTCGGCATGCGCGAGGCTCAGGCAGCCCTCGAAACGGCAACGCTCGCCGCGCGCACGACTTTGGCGATGGCCCAGGCGGCCAATGTCGAGGTCCAGGTTGCCAGCCAGGCTCGTCGTGACATGGACATCGCTGCGCCCGAGCCTTCGCTGGTGCCCGAAGGAATCAGTGGCCCGCTGGTCTATGCCATTACCAAGCGCAACGCCACCGAAGGGCAGATGATTCAGCCGGGCGATCCGGTGGCGCATCTGGTGATCGAAGATCCGCTCCGGGCTTGGGCCAATGTGCCGGAGAGATATGCGCCCTATGTGACGGCCGGACAAGTCGTGAAATTCACCGTGGCCTCGCATCCCGACCGCGTCTTCGAGGGCGCGATCCGGTGGGTGAACCCAGCGGTGGACGAGCGGTCGCGGACCTTCGTGGTCGAGGTGCTGATTCATAACACCGATCGCGCCCTGCGCCCGGGCAGTTTTGCCAAGCTCGACATCGTGGTGCAGCGCACTGAGCGCACGGTTGTGCCCGCCGAGTCGGTCGTCCGCTTCGCCGGCGTGACCAAGCTGTTCGTGGTTCGCGATCAAAAGGCGGTCGAGGTGCCGGTTTCGACCGGGCCCTTGCACGAGGGCTGGCTGGAAGTAGCGGGCGAGGTGCATGCCGACGACGTCGTCGTGACCTCGGGCCAAAGTCAGTTGGCCGATGGCGCGGCAGTCGTCGTGCGTGCGTCGTCGTCGCCCGAACAGCCGGCCGCGGCGCAAACGGCGACCGCCCCGCATCCGCAGTCGAAGGTCGCGGACGATGCGGCGGCCGAGTCGGCACCGTCCCCCGATGCCTGA